In Raphanus sativus cultivar WK10039 unplaced genomic scaffold, ASM80110v3 Scaffold0385, whole genome shotgun sequence, one DNA window encodes the following:
- the LOC130502020 gene encoding uncharacterized protein LOC130502020: protein MSGDNDITFMIYYDGKFENLEGILSYVGGKVHHLETTPQCLFGGIISAGFVDMYGQRVWYKFPFEEFSDLKVLFDGGLNFQKMCEAAQYVKTLEIYLEHEDVNNEAEESESAAAQDAQSEAHDVETAPLDDADSGIERNDSRDDNVPDPRDELVDEIVADFVDEEEYNEAHRDTPPGSDDEEGDITYERWQRGSGELKIMMVFESINEFKEAVLEYALKGGWNVKYTRWGDQISEAKCAVVGEVPCTWRIYCSFEKSVQQYMVKSFQEEHTCTKDGYCKLLTDHVIAKLLLNEIRHDNALAPRHIQEIIEDKYNLTVTHDIARKARKRALNMISDEFDEQFARIKDYKEHILKTNPGSTCDVATIIREDGVEIFDKFYVCFKALKTIWRAYCRPIFGIDGCFMKSTSKGQLLAAVGRDANNQIYPVAWGIVQVEDTDNWKWFIQRVKHDLNLQSGQGFTLISDKQKGLIKAVEDELPHIEHRMCARHVYGNVKKLHPNKPKFKNLYWAVVNSFNEGDYKASLKELKAFDSQIYDDLMVRDPTTCTRAFFSTTSSCEDGLNNFSESYNSGLKKARGLPLVQMLETMRRQTMVRIEVRKKKLLKYRKKYSEKVANTIAEEEERRKWCKKRTPGPNGVSEVEEIGISYTVNMEKRTCSCRRWDLTGIPCRHALKVIKDKKLRSEDFVADCYLTSLWKKQYSDSITPVEGMKFWKDAPGSKVEPPPRPKEKGRKKNPQKRKKSIYESPTKSRIFLSLFLKVLFFSGYRDVNEKDELCL from the exons ATGAG tGGGGATAATGATATCACGTTTATGATATACTACGACGGGaagtttgaaaatttagaagGAATTCTAAGCTATGTTGGTGGAAAAGTTCATCATCTTGAAACCACTCCTCAGTGTCTTTTTGGTGGGATAATCTCGGCAGGGTTTGTTGATATGTATGGGCAGCGAGTGTGGTACAAGTTTCCTTTCGAAGAATTCTCAGATTTGAAGGTGTTGTTTGATGGTGGTTTAAACTTCCAAAAGATGTGTGAGGCTGCACAATATGTGAAGACACTAGAGATCTATCTTGAGCATGAGGACGTTAACAATGAGGCTGAAGAGAGTGAATCAGCTGCTGCGCAAGATGCTCAATCAGAAGCACATGATGTTGAAACAGCTCCGCTTGATGATGCTGATTCGGGAATAGAGAGGAATGATTCCCGAGATGATAATGTACCTGACCCGCGGGATGAGCTTGTAGATGAAATAGTTGCAGATTTTGTTGATGAAGAAGAGTACAACGAAGCTCACAGAGATACACCTCCAGGCTCAGATGATGAAGAAGGCGACATCACTTATGAAAGATGGCAGAGAGGAAGTGGAGAGTTGAAAATTATGATGGTTTTTGAAAGCATAAACGAGTTCAAGGAAGCTGTGTTAGAGTATGCATTGAAGGGAGGCTGGAATGTGAAATACACAAGATGGGGAGATCAAATTTCCGAAGCAAAGTGTGCTGTAGTGGGTGAGGTTCCTTGTACTTGGAGAATCTACTGTTCTTTTGAGAAATCAGTGCAGCAGTACATGGTGAAGTCATTTCAAGAAGAGCACACTTGCACCAAAGACGGGTACTGCAAATTGTTGACTGATCATGTGATTGCTAAGCTTCTGCTAAATGAGATCAGACACGACAATGCACTAGCGCCAAGACACATCCAAGAAATCATTGAAGACAAATACAACTTGACGGTGACACATGATATCGCTAGAAAGGCCCGAAAGAGAGCACTGAATATGATCAGTGATGAGTTTGATGAACAATTTGCAAGGATAAAAGACTACAAAGAGCATATCCTAAA aacaAACCCTGGTTCTACTTGTGATGTTGCAACAATCATTAGAGAAGATGGTGTTGAGATCTTCGACAagttttatgtgtgttttaaagCTCTAAAGACAATATGGAGAGCTTACTGTCGACCCATTTTTGGGATTGATGGGTGCTTTATGAAATCCACTTCAAAAGGACAACTCCTTGCAGCTGTGGGACGAGACGCAAACAACCAAATATATCCCGTTGCGTGGGGCATTGTTCAAGTTGAGGACACCGACAATTGGAAGTGGTTCATTCAACGGGTGAAGCATGATTTAAATCTCCAAAGTGGCCAAGGGTTCACACTTATCTCTGACAAACAAAAG GGTCTTATAAAGGCTGTTGAGGACGAGCTTCCTCACATAGAGCATCGTATGTGCGCTAGACACGTCTACGGAAACGTTAAGAAGCTACATCCCAACAAGCCTAAGTTTAAAAATCTGTATTGGGCAGTAGTAAATAGCTTCAACGAGGGTGATTATAAAGCCTCACTTAAGGAGCTTAAAGCATTTGACTCTCAGATATATGATGACTTGATGGTGAGAGATCCTACAACGTGTACTCGTGCATTCTTCAGCACTACTTCTTCTTGCGAAGATGGACTCAACAATTTCTCAGAGTCTTACAACAGCGGTCTGAAGAAAGCTCGTGGTCTCCCTTTAGTGCAAATGCTCGAGACCATGAGGAGACAAACAATGGTTAGAATTGaggtgaggaagaagaagttgCTGAAGTACAGGAAGAAATATAGTGAGAAGGTTGCAAACACTATCGCTGAAGAGGAAGAAAGACGCAAATGGTGTAAGAAAAGGACACCTGGTCCTAATGGTGTTTCAGAAGTAGAGGAGATTGGCATTTCTTACACTGTCAATATGGAGAAGCGAACATGTAGCTGCAGAAGATGGGACCTCACTGGGATTCCGTGTCGCCATGCTCTAAAGGTGattaaagataaaaagcttCGTTCTGAGGATTTTGTGGCAGATTGTTACTTGACCAGTTTGTGGAAGAAGCAATACAGTGATTCAATCACTCCAGTTGAAGGAATGAAGTTCTGGAAGGATGCTCCGGGTTCTAAGGTTGAACCACCGCCAAGACCTAAGGAGAAAGGTCGGAAGAAGAACCcgcagaagaggaagaagtcaATTTACGAGTCTCCTACAAAGTCTCGTATCTTCCTCTCTCTGTTTCTCAAAGTTTTGTTCTTCTCTGGCTATCGCGACGTAAACGAGAAAGATGAGCTTTgtctctga